The Paenibacillus sp. RUD330 genome has a segment encoding these proteins:
- a CDS encoding sensor histidine kinase yields MKRRGSNSFQTWLFIVLLSCMTGMVIIVSLLFYNRTTEQLRAKIHDLSSKNVAQTIGLFDLVDKGFDSLSKSISNNFDLVRLLTSHPTEPQEQFANERAITNIIGTNFFSRDDLIGIHVMTNQKRIYNYGNYINEVKPGYDKTGWYKSIVDEGGKIVWLGLFPTSVIDENETRPVLAFGRQLYDLDVHKPIGVVLYETSPAPILKALENLKLSSNSKVYLLDERGSLVSATDGSEDLPAFADVRRPESVGETQVYSRDGRLVVTSSLPFADWTAVTVTPEKDLNVELVEMRRYLFIVGLILILVSIIVATILSNTISSPLKRVIREMKKVELGNFQGQVQVRSYREINSLAGSFNEMVRQIDQLVERVKISSMSEKNAELLALQSQVNPHFLYNTLDMIYWMLDEKEEDHLGEVVLSLSRMFRYSSHWEQGALVTLGEELEQIRDYLTIITIRLEGRVSVNMEVPPEYLSVPLPKMTLQPIIENAVKHGLEPLGGEGCLVITAGSQGARLTITVKDNGVGMDAAALAMLRASLDSEINAPGGVLEPGIKRKGGIGLPNVHRRLIHTFGPEYGLRLSSERDGGTTASITLPLPPRQTPVIPLPKKEE; encoded by the coding sequence TTGAAGCGGCGAGGAAGCAATTCATTTCAAACCTGGCTGTTCATCGTGCTGCTCAGCTGCATGACAGGCATGGTGATCATCGTCAGCCTGCTGTTCTACAACCGGACGACAGAACAGCTGAGGGCGAAGATCCACGATCTCTCCAGCAAAAACGTAGCCCAGACGATCGGCCTGTTCGATCTCGTCGACAAAGGCTTCGACAGCCTGTCCAAGTCGATCAGCAACAACTTTGACCTCGTCCGCCTGCTGACCAGCCATCCGACCGAGCCTCAAGAGCAGTTCGCGAATGAGAGGGCGATCACGAACATCATCGGAACGAACTTTTTTTCCCGCGACGACCTGATCGGCATCCATGTCATGACGAATCAAAAGCGCATCTACAACTATGGGAACTATATCAACGAGGTCAAGCCGGGTTACGACAAGACCGGCTGGTACAAAAGCATCGTCGACGAAGGCGGGAAAATCGTCTGGCTGGGCCTGTTTCCAACGTCCGTCATCGATGAGAACGAAACCCGTCCCGTTCTGGCCTTCGGACGGCAGCTGTATGATCTCGACGTGCACAAGCCGATCGGAGTCGTACTCTACGAGACAAGCCCGGCGCCGATTCTGAAGGCGCTTGAGAATCTCAAGCTCAGCTCCAACAGCAAAGTCTATCTGCTCGACGAGCGGGGCAGTCTCGTCAGCGCTACGGACGGCTCGGAGGATCTGCCGGCATTCGCCGATGTCCGCCGGCCGGAATCCGTCGGAGAGACCCAGGTATACAGCCGGGACGGCCGGCTCGTCGTCACGTCGAGCCTTCCGTTCGCCGACTGGACGGCCGTCACGGTAACGCCGGAGAAGGATCTGAACGTCGAGCTGGTTGAGATGCGACGGTATTTGTTTATCGTCGGGCTGATCCTCATTCTGGTATCCATCATCGTGGCGACCATTCTGTCCAACACGATCTCCTCGCCGCTCAAGCGGGTCATCCGCGAGATGAAAAAGGTCGAGCTGGGCAACTTCCAAGGACAGGTCCAAGTCCGGAGCTACCGGGAAATCAATTCGCTGGCCGGCTCCTTCAATGAAATGGTGCGGCAGATCGATCAGCTCGTCGAGCGGGTGAAGATCAGCTCGATGAGCGAGAAGAACGCGGAGCTGCTGGCGCTCCAGTCCCAGGTCAATCCCCATTTCCTGTACAATACGCTGGACATGATCTATTGGATGCTCGACGAGAAGGAAGAGGATCATCTCGGCGAGGTCGTGCTGTCCCTCTCCCGCATGTTCCGCTACAGCAGCCATTGGGAGCAGGGCGCGCTGGTGACGCTGGGCGAGGAGCTGGAGCAGATCCGCGATTATCTGACCATCATTACGATCCGGCTCGAGGGGAGAGTCTCGGTGAACATGGAGGTTCCGCCCGAATATCTTTCGGTTCCGCTGCCGAAAATGACGCTGCAGCCGATCATCGAGAATGCCGTCAAGCACGGGCTTGAGCCGCTTGGCGGCGAAGGATGCCTCGTCATCACCGCCGGCAGCCAGGGGGCGCGACTGACGATTACGGTGAAGGATAACGGAGTCGGGATGGATGCGGCCGCGCTGGCCATGCTCAGAGCCTCTCTCGACAGCGAGATCAACGCGCCGGGAGGCGTCCTGGAGCCGGGAATCAAGCGCAAGGGCGGCATAGGCCTGCCGAACGTGCACCGCCGCCTGATCCACACATTCGGACCGGAATATGGACTGCGCCTGAGCAGCGAGAGAGACGGGGGAACGACGGCGTCCATCACGCTCCCGCTTCCGCCGCGCCAGACGCCGGTTATTCCGCTGCCGAAGAAGGAGGAGTGA
- a CDS encoding response regulator codes for MHILVADDESIIRTGVRRTLEQARPGYTIHLADSADQAAKLLTEHPIDIVLTDILMPGMNGLEFMQLSRAKHPGIKWVVISAHSEFSYAQKAVQLGAKDYLLKPIGKKRLVELLEELEAELGREQSEVKQNELLRTNLKYLREGMFQRLAAGHDIGNLDIGPLMDRYPEFHLVVVRLEAGSRDAGLEHFIVDNVFSELIGRYGEGFVVSYDRLTLIGLASVETEDAFAQLIASLRGYLGHYLKLPFRIASSGLMKEIRSVPDTIMKLARQASHAAAGQEEAVRIKGGSDNKAIEVALQYIEAHYKEETLSLERIASVVYLNPVYFSQLFKQKTGQGFKDYIIGLRLEEAKLLLRESDLKLADIAERIGYQDMRHFTQVFRKRFMQTPTEYRTRKKLEQR; via the coding sequence ATGCATATTCTGGTCGCCGACGATGAAAGCATCATCCGGACAGGGGTGAGAAGGACGCTGGAGCAGGCCCGCCCTGGATATACGATCCACTTGGCCGATTCCGCCGATCAAGCGGCGAAGCTGCTTACGGAGCATCCCATCGATATCGTGCTGACGGACATCCTCATGCCCGGCATGAACGGTCTGGAGTTCATGCAGCTGTCGAGAGCGAAGCATCCCGGAATCAAATGGGTCGTCATCTCGGCTCATTCGGAATTCTCCTATGCCCAGAAAGCGGTGCAGCTGGGGGCGAAGGACTATCTGTTGAAGCCGATCGGGAAAAAGCGGCTCGTCGAGCTTCTGGAAGAGCTGGAGGCGGAGCTGGGCCGGGAGCAATCGGAGGTCAAGCAAAACGAGCTGCTGCGGACGAATCTGAAATACTTGCGTGAAGGGATGTTCCAACGGCTGGCTGCCGGCCATGATATCGGAAACCTGGACATCGGGCCGCTCATGGACCGGTATCCGGAATTCCATCTCGTCGTCGTCCGCTTGGAGGCGGGCAGCCGCGATGCGGGGCTGGAGCATTTCATCGTGGACAATGTGTTCTCCGAGCTGATCGGCCGGTACGGCGAAGGCTTCGTCGTCAGCTACGACCGGCTGACGCTGATCGGTCTCGCTTCCGTAGAGACCGAGGACGCGTTCGCCCAGCTGATCGCTTCGCTGCGGGGATATTTGGGCCATTATCTGAAGCTTCCTTTCCGCATAGCAAGCAGCGGCCTCATGAAGGAGATCCGCTCCGTCCCGGACACGATCATGAAGCTTGCCCGCCAGGCATCGCATGCCGCGGCCGGACAGGAGGAGGCGGTCCGGATCAAGGGAGGCAGCGACAACAAGGCGATTGAAGTCGCGCTCCAGTATATTGAGGCGCATTATAAGGAAGAAACTCTTTCGCTCGAGCGGATCGCTTCCGTCGTGTATCTCAATCCGGTCTACTTCAGCCAGTTGTTCAAGCAGAAGACCGGGCAGGGCTTCAAGGATTACATCATCGGACTGAGGCTGGAGGAAGCCAAGCTGCTGCTGCGGGAGTCGGATCTGAAGCTCGCGGATATCGCGGAGCGGATCGGGTATCAGGACATGAGGCATTTCACGCAGGTGTTCCGCAAGAGATTCATGCAGACGCCGACGGAATACCGGACCCGCAAGAAGCTGGAACAGCGTTGA